One window from the genome of Telopea speciosissima isolate NSW1024214 ecotype Mountain lineage unplaced genomic scaffold, Tspe_v1 Tspe_v1.0369, whole genome shotgun sequence encodes:
- the LOC122648027 gene encoding uncharacterized protein LOC122648027 has translation MPPRRGRSIPPPPPPAEENLPPPPPIVPGITPQDFMGVFTNFMNSVQQQATVGANQPQPGQQAPRKEDTSRVMEKFKKLGPLVFKGVSTDSLWPSVWVDEMEKIFRVLECTDHQKVTCATFMLQGEANIWWKTSRQILEAQDPVITWAKFLEAFYENFFPESLRERKEVEFLHLTQGSDSVMAYKKKFEELAWFAPAHIDTDAKKAKKFLRGLNPQLKGSIVVLKLRSYAEVLERALLLEDSQRGTIQGNSSKVLGKRPIDSQHFRDDRPQRHQRTHYE, from the coding sequence ATGCCTCCCCGCAGAGGACGCTcaattcctccaccaccaccaccagctgaGGAGAAtctacccccaccaccacctatTGTACCTGGGATTACGCCACAGGATTTTATGGGAGTCTTTACAAATTTTATGAATTCTGTGCAACAACAGGCTACAGTTGGCGCTAACCAACCACAACCAGGGCAACAAGCCCCAAGGAAAGAGGATACCAGCAGGGTAATGGAAAAATTTAAGAAATTGGGACCACTGGTCTTCAAGGGAGTGAGTACAGATTCCTTGTGGCCATCAGTTTGGGTTGACGAGATGGAGAAAATCTTCAGAGTCTTGGAGTGCACCGACCACCAAAAGGTCACTTGCGCCACATTCATGCTGCAGGGAGAAGCTAATATATGGTGGAAGACTTCTAGGCAGATACTAGAAGCTCAAGATCCAGTAATTACATGGGCGAAATTCTTAGAGGCCTTCTACGAGAACTTCTTCCCTGAAAGCCTCAGGGAGAGAAAGGAGGTGGAGTTTTTACATTTGACACAAGGATCAGATTCAGTGATGGCctacaaaaagaaatttgaggAATTGGCTTGGTTTGCACCTGCACACATTGATACTGATGCTAAGAAGGCTAAGAAATTTTTGAGAGGTTTGAATCCCCAATTAAAGGGATCAATCGTAGTATTGAAGCTGAGATCATATGCTGAGGTGCTAGAGAGAGCACTATTATTGGAGGATAGTCAGAGGGGTACTATACAGGGCAACTCGAGTAAGGTACTGGGAAAGAGGCCTATTGACAGTCAGCACTTTAGGGATGATAGACCCCAGAGGCATCAGAGGACTCACTATGAGTAG